Proteins from one Malaya genurostris strain Urasoe2022 chromosome 2, Malgen_1.1, whole genome shotgun sequence genomic window:
- the LOC131431370 gene encoding uncharacterized protein LOC131431370, which translates to MFRAMYNNGRTDTRKELVNEKCESMLFRNPMIEGVKWVERYALTVDKFWIKLPEYMRNTFVTFALVLMASTIKGDWIAIVVHMVKHFNGTSDSGSSPRLTDTIATANRTEKAEWDFLLEYLNLQGLPHYVIWAVIGSFLIYFSAGGFIHWYYYINKRDKPHEWKCQPEKFMAPELELHEVFVGSFSLLIMSCLSGILSCYAMNNGRLLTLYYRWDEYGWWWFFAQIIVIFLYQDYLTYWLHRIYHWPWLYKNFHKLHHTYKQPTAFSVTAIHPIEILHVQLTMLLPIFTIPTHWAAFYFVEIYTYVHGILNHSGVSIKSFWWQPWQPDTMFHDNHHQYFHVNFGFNIYLWDVLHGTYRRKDRVYSEDIFFGKGKSFDQVSKEQLLVDLAERKTENPKAYRENVNEYEVSDLEITKLVKNPKNR; encoded by the exons ATGTTTCGCGCAAT GTATAATAACGGACGTACGGATACGCGCAAGGAACTTGtgaatgaaaaatgtgaatcCATGTTGTTCAGGAATCCAATGATAGAAGGTGTAAAATGGGTTGAGCGATATGCTTTGACAGTGGATAAGTTTTGGATAAAGTTACCAGAATACATGCGGAATACATTTGTCACCTTTGCTTTGGTTCTTATGGCGTCAACAATCAAAG GTGACTGGATAGCGATTGTCGTGCATATGGTCAAACACTTCAACGGCACTAGCGATTCCGGTAGCAGTCCACGGTTGACTGACACAATAGCAACAGCGAACAGAACTGAGAAGGCGGAGTGGGATTTTCTTCTCGAATACTTGAATTTGCAAGGTCTGCCGCACTATGTGATTTGGGCAGTCATTGGTTCGTTCCTAATCTATTTCAGTGCCGGTGGGTTCATTCAC TGGTACTACTATATCAACAAGCGAGATAAACCTCATGAATGGAAATGCCAGCCTGAAAAGTTTATGGCGCCCGAGCTAGAACTGCATGAGGTATTTGTTGGTTCATTTTCCTTGCTCATCATGAGTTGTTTGAGTGGCATTCTTTCTTGTTATGCTATGAATAATGGTAGACTTCTCACTTTGTACTACCGCTGGGATGAATATGGTTGGTGGTGGTTTTTTGCAcaaattattgttatttttttgtatcag GACTATTTAACCTACTGGTTACACCGAATATATCACTGGCCATGGCTGTACAAGAATTTTCATAAGTTGCATCACACCTACAAACAGCCGACTGCATTTTCAGTAACAGCGATTCATCCGATCGAAATTTTGCATGTTCAACTCACTATGCTGTTACCAATATTCACAATTCCAACGCATTGGG CTGCgttttattttgtggaaatttaCACATATGTCCatggaattttaaatcacagtgGGGTATCAATCAAGTCATTTTGGTGGCAACCATGGCAACCGGATACGATGTTTCACGATAATCATCACCAGTATTTCCATGTAAATTTCGGTTTTAATATTTATCTCTGGGACGTGCTGCATGGAACCTACCGACGAAAAGATCGTGTTTATTcggaggatattttctttggaAAAGGAAAGAGTTTCGATCAAGTTTCCAAAGAACAGTTATTAGTGGATTTAGCTGAGCGTAAGACGGAAAATCCAAAGGCATATCGTGAAAATGTCAAtgaatatgaagttagcgacttGGAAATTACAAAATTGGTCAAGAATCcaaaaaatagataa